A region of Lycium barbarum isolate Lr01 chromosome 1, ASM1917538v2, whole genome shotgun sequence DNA encodes the following proteins:
- the LOC132633920 gene encoding pentatricopeptide repeat-containing protein At2g30780-like — protein MMKRVWRIPDAFQMEAILRRSSEDYRKLSSCYTIARGSANMFCIRGLASEAPSSQPAWPQVFSLFADRWSHADSLVKQDMKERVSHLRDELLAYSGDAEKIEKILEDRGISLFRRYADGSAVVELLKQLKSSPGLALQAFDWRRRQLDYRTPMSPEEYSKAIVVAGRLKNVDLAAELFKEASNKLLKSTSLYNALMTAYMFNGLAVKCQSVFRDLKREATCTPTIVTYNILISVFGRLMLIDHMEATLREINDLNICPNVSTYNYLIAGYITAWMWDDVEKTYRIMKAGSIKPDLTTHLLMLRGYAHSGKLDKMEEIYELVKGHVDQYGIPLIRSMICAYSKSSDVNKVQKIEELMRLIPKDDYRPWLNVILICLYAKEDLLDEMENSINEAFKCNTSVTTVGVMRCIISSYFRNNAVDKLANFVSRAECAGWKICRSLYHCKMVMYASQRRLVEMESVLSEMDKVNLDISKKTFWILLKAYATWGEKHKFHQVLCMMCKHGYGIPMNG, from the exons ATGATGAAGAGGGTATGGAGAATCCCGGATGCTTTCCAGATGGAAGCAATTCTCCGAAGATCTTCTGAAGATTATAGAAAACTTTCATCGTGTTACACAATTGCACGAGGTTCAGCCAATATGTTTTGCATCCGAGGACTGGCAAGCGAGGCGCCTTCTTCGCAACCTGCCTGGCCACAGGTATTTTCTTTGTTCGCAGATAGGTGGAGTCACGCTGATTCTTTAGTGAAACAggatatgaaagaaagggtttCACATTTAAGGGATGAGCTGCTAGCATACAGTGGTGATGCTGAAAAGATTGAGAAAATATTGGAAGATAGAGGGATTTCGTTGTTTAGGAGGTATGCAGATGGTTCTGCAGTTGTTGAGCTCTTAAAGCAGCTAAAATCTTCGCCCGGATTAGCGCTCCAG GCTTTTGACTGGAGAAGAAGACAATTGGATTACCGGACTCCCATGTCACCTGAGGAGTATTCCAAGGCTATTGTTGTGGCTGGAAGGTTAAAGAATGTTGATCTTGCAGCCGAACTATTCAAGGAGGCTTCCAACAAGCTACTCAAGTCGACCTCTTTATATAATGCCCTTATGACAGCTTATATGTTCAATGGTTTGGCTGTAAAGTGTCAATCAGTTTTTCGTGACTTGAAAAGGGAAGCAACATGTACTCCAACTATTGTTACATACAACATACTTATCTCGGTGTTTGGAAGATTAATGCTGATAGATCACATGGAGGCAACCTTACGGGAAATAAATGATTTAAATATCTGCCCAAATGTTAGTACGTACAACTATTTAATTGCTGGATATATCACAGCGTGGATGTGGGATGATGTGGAGAAGACGTATAGAATCATGAAGGCAGGAAGTATCAAGCCTGATCTTACTACCCATTTGTTGATGCTTCGAGGATATGCACATTCTGGTAAGTTGGATAAGATGGAAGAAATCTATGAGCTTGTTAAAGGTCATGTTGATCAGTATGGAATCCCGTTAATTCGATCGATGATATGTGCTTACAGTAAAAGTTCTGACGTAAATAAGGTTCAAAAGATTGAGGAATTGATGAGGTTGATTCCTAAAGATGATTATAGGCCTTGGCTTAATGTCATATTGATATGTTTGTATGCAAAGGAGGATTTATTAGACGAGATGGAAAATTCGATAAATGAGGCATTTAAATGTAACACATCTGTCACAACAGTTGGTGTTATGCGTTGCATCATTTCAAGTTACTTCCGAAACAATGCAGTGGACAAACTTGCTAATTTTGTTAGCCGTGCAGAATGTGCTGGTTGGAAAATATGCAGGTCCCTTTACCACTGCAAGATGGTTATGTATGCATCACAAAGGCGACTCGTTGAAATGGAGAGCGTTCTTAGCGAGATGGATAAAGTGAATCTGGATATCTCAAAGAAAACATTTTGGATATTACTTAAAGCCTACGCAACATGGGGGGAAAAGCATAAATTTCATCAGGTCTTGTGTATGATGTGCAAGCATGGATATGGAATTCCTATGAATGGATGA
- the LOC132633907 gene encoding serine/threonine-protein kinase Nek6-like: METESGRKSKMDDYEVVEQIGRGAFGIAFLVLHRAEKKKYVLKKIPLAKQSEKFKRTAHQEMNLIAKLSHPYIVEYKDAWVDKGNWICIVTNYCEGGDMAKIIRKSRGALFPEEKLCKWLTQLLLAVDYLHSNRVLHRDVKLSNIFVTKDNDIRLGDFGFAKLLDGEGLASSVVGTPNYMCPELLADIPYGYKSDIWSLGCCMFEIAAHQAPFRAPDMTGLINKINRGSLSPLPIIYSSNLKQIVKSMLRKSPEHRPTTAELLRHQHLQPYLLRCRNPSSAFLPVKSPNSPNKQSPGKSGSPRFIRDRPLRLKEKSPVFHFDESEKPLRLKEKGLVFHFDETDNIRPQNLSDNYDTFKAKLETKRVDPTSYPAKIFVDGVDSKCWDTNEAAICNGGDQTDSLLQKGSTNTPNSSRFTAKTHSAEQEQEQDSAEHVQQSEEGDGESDKTNDLEVLSTPSGSGEADLNELDSISAKPSRMKLSSGSSNEKTRSFDEESTSLTTRPAKSDNDAELRCHASETENVGELKEVSVDCIASERNGSSPLKDEIEKKNANMVEDTKQTDKDARQALDDRVSLLKALAALAGDGHKNDWENPTQERAEALESLLEVCARLLKQEKIDELAGVLKPFGDDAASSRETAIWLTKSLMSAQKLAKGL, translated from the exons ATGGAGACAGAGAGTGGTAGAAAGTCAAAGATGGATGATTATGAAGTGGTAGAGCAAATTGGAAGAGGAGCTTTTGGTATAGCATTTCTTGTTCTTCATAGAGCTGAGAAAAAGAA GTATGTTCTGAAGAAGATACCTTTAGCAAAGCAGTCAGAGAAGTTCAAACGTACTGCACATCAAGAG ATGAATCTGATAGCTAAGCTAAGCCATCCATATATCGTGGAGTACAAGGATGCTTGGGTTGACAAG gGGAACTGGATATGCATCGTTACCAACTATTGTGAAGGTGGAGATAT GGCAAAGATCATAAGGAAGTCTAGAGGAGCTCTCTTCCCAGAAGAG AAACTCTGCAAGTGGCTGACTCAGCTATTACTGGCTGTGGATTATCTGCACTCCAACCGTGTTCTACACAGAGACGTGAAG TTATCTAACATTTTTGTCACAAAGGACAATGACATCCGGCTAG GTGATTTTGGATTTGCAAAACTTTTAGATGGAGAAGGCCTTGCTTCCTCG GTTGTTGGTACTCCAAACTATATGTGCCCTGAGCTCCTTGCTGATATACCGTATGGCTACAAATCTGACATATGGTCTCTTG GATGCTGCATGTTTGAGATTGCCGCACACCAAGCACCATTTAGAGCTCCA GACATGACAGGACTTATCAATAAAATAAACAGGGGTTCTTTATCACCACTTCCAATTATATATTCCTCCAACTT GAAACAGATTGTTAAAAGCATGCTAAGGAAAAGCCCAGAACACAGACCAACA ACTGCGGAGTTGTTAAGGCATCAACATTTGCAACCATACCTCCTTCGCTGCCGCAACCCTTCTTCTGCTTTTCTTCCAGTGAAGTCCCCAAACAGCCCAAACAAGCAATCACCTGGAAAATCTGGCAGTCCTAGATTCATAAGAGACAGACCTCTAAGGCTAAAGGAGAAGAGTCCTGTTTTTCACTTTGATGAAAGTGAAAAACCTCTAAGGCTAAAAGAGAAGGGTCTTGTTTTTCACTTTGATGAAACTGACAACATTCGGCCACAAAATTTATCAGACAACTATGACACATTTAAAGCCAAACTTGAGACTAAGAGAGTTGATCCCACTAGCTACCCGGCAAAGATCTTTGTCGATGGTGTGGATTCTAAATGCTGGGACACTAATGAGGCGGCTATTTGCAATGGAGGCGATCAAACCGACTCTCTGTTGCAAAAAGGAAGTACAAATACACCAAACTCTTCAAGATTCACGGCAAAAACTCACTCTGCAGAGCAAGAGCAAGAGCAAGATTCTGCTGAGCATGTTCAACAATCTGAAGAAGGTGATGGGGAGAGTGACAAAACAAATGACCTTGAGGTGTTGAGCACTCCAAGTGGCAGTGGAGAAGCAGACTTGAATGAACTAGATAGTATCTCCGCGAAGCCTAGCAGAATGAAATTGTCTAGTGGAAGCTCTAATGAGAAAACACGGTCCTTTGATGAAGAAAGCACTTCATTGACTACGCGACCTGCAAAATCTGATAATGATGCTGAACTAAGGTGTCATGCATCTGAAACTGAAAATGTTGGCGAGCTTAAAGAAGTTTCTGTTGACTGCATCGCTTCTGAAAGAAATGGGTCAAGCCCACTTAAAGATGAGATAGAAAAGAAGAACGCAAATATGGTTGAAGATACTAAACAGACCGATAAAGATGCTCGTCAAGCACTAGATGATAGGGTTTCACTGCTTAAGGCACTAGCTGCATTAGCTGGTGATGGGCACAAAAACGACTGGGAAAATCCCACTCAAGAAAGAGCTGAAGCTCTGGAATCCCTTTTAGAGGTTTGTGCACGACTACTCAAGCAGGAAAAAATTGATGAGCTTGCTGGTGTGCTGAAACCATTTGGCGATGATGCAGCTTCATCTAGAGAGACGGCAATATGGCTAACAAAAAGCCTCATGAGTGCACAAAAGTTGGCCAAGGGATTGTGA